The window CTCAGGTAATTCGTATGCTAGAGGGAAATAATATTTCTGGTGATGATATTATGGATTATCTGACCCCTTTAACACATCATCTGGACATCATGCAGACTTCCAGCGATTACATTACATCTGAAGAAAGTGATGCCCTCTTAAGCTTCGTTCTGAATAACCTGCCTCATGAGCTTATTATCACTGAAATTAATTCAGAACCCTTTGAAGAAAACACACAGCACATATTAAACAATGTGGATATCGTTATCGTATTGGTTTCTCAAGGCATGGATGTTCTGAATAAATATAAGCTCTACAAAAAAAGTCCCTACTATCCAAGCAAAGATAAAACCGTTTATGTGGTTAACCAATATGACCCTTATATCAGCCCCTTAAAAGATGTGGCTAAAACCATGGGCGTGCATAAGCGTAAAATCAGTAAAATCACCAACAACCCCTATGTTGTTAAGATGGCTAATTCAGGTACACTGCACAAATTAATGCCCTATATTTACAAAAAAGATTTAAGGGTACTTAACCTTCACGCTGATATTCGTGACCTCTGCTACTTAGTTATGAGTAACTTAGGCGTAAAAATCAACTGGGAGGGTAAGCTTAATGACTAATACATTCCTAACCATTGCTTTGATTATAGGAAGTGCCATGGGCTTAACCATATGGTATTATCGTGTGAAAAACGAGAAACCCGATTATGAAGAAGACGCACATATCACTTTTGAAAAATTAGTGGATACGGTGAAATATACTTTAGCTGATCTGATAAAAGATGAAAGTTTTAATGGTTTTAGTGATGATGATTTCAAGGCTTTTTACAAACGAAAAGCTCGTATTCAAGATGCTATGAATAACTGTGTCTATGGTATTGATTCTGCCAAGGTGATTGTTCAAGACCTTATCCGTTCGGTCATCATGGATGAATGTCCAACCGTTCAAGATGTAAACTTGTGCTATGACTTTTATTCAAGAACATTGGATACCCGCGTTAAATTTGAGATCCTCTTGTACTTTTATAAAAAAGAATATGGTAAGGGTGCCCTTGCACAGATTATTGATGCCTATAACTTGGATCGTGAGCGTTACCTGATAGAAGATAAGTCTGCTCCTTCCTATGCCATCACCGCTGAAGATATTGATATGATCTATGGTTCCAAGCATTACAAATTGACATATCCTGTTCTAATTGACTTACTCACCATTCTGGTCTATCAGCAATACAAAGGATTTGGCATCTTAGATACCTTACGTGAAATGGATATTAATGGTTTTAACTGTGGGACATCCGGTTCCATTTTATCAAATCTTAGAAATGATAAACAGGTGGTAAAAGCACCTCGTTCTGTCTGGCTGTATTTCAGAGGAAAATACATACACATGCGATTTCTTACATTTGGAACGGAACAAGAACTGCGTCGCGTGATACAACTAATATGCCGTTATAACAATCCAGGACCCTTGACGGAAAAAAGAGGCTATTTAGTCAATACCATGTTTGACAAATCAAGGGTATTAGCACTTCGACCACCAGCAGCAGAATATTGGGCAGTCTTTGTCAGGAAATTTTCCTTAAGTGATGTATCTTTAAAAAATCTTATTGAAAAACCCTACGTCAATAACGCTAACCTAGCCATCCACCTGCTTCAATTCTTAATGATGGGACAAGTCACATGTGGTGTCACTGGACGTCAAGGTTCTGGTAAAACAACCCTTATGACAGCGCTTATTGAATTCATTGATCCTAAGTATACACTGCGGGTACTTGAAATGGCACCTGAGATGTACTTACGTGAACTGTATCCAGAACGTAATATTCTCTCTGTCCAAGAAACAGAATTTGTCAGTGCATCTGACTTACAAGATGCTCTTAAAAAGTCCGATGCAGCAGTATCCATCGTTGGCGAAGTCGCAACAGACCCTATTGCTGCCAGAATGATACAGATGGGGCAAGTGGCCTCTATCTTTACCATCTTCTCCCACCATGCTAATCGAGCCGCTGACCTTGTGCGAGCTCTTAGAAACTCACTTGTTAACGCTGGTGGCTTTACTTCCATGGTAACAGCTGAGCAGCAGGTAATTGATATTGTGCGCATTGACGTTCACTTAAATTATACCACTGACGGTAAACGCTATATTGAACGTATTTCGGAGATTATTAAACTGGATGAAGGCGTTCCTTATCCCGATTATCTGCGTTCCGACCCTGTACACTCCATGAACACCATCACAAAAGAGTATTATACACGTATTACAGACCGACAGACATTCACCACACGGGACATTTTAAAATATGATCTTGCAACGGATACTTATACAGCTCTTGATTGGTTTTCACCTGAGCTTACCCAATACATCATGAATTGTATACCAAAAGACAAACGATTGGACTTCTCACATTTTGTCCAAGAAAACTGGGAGGTGTAAGTGGTGAGTCCTATGTTATTAATACCACCTATTGCCTTGCTCCTCATCAGTATCGTAGCCATTATCTATATCGTTCGGGCAGATAAAAAAAAGCGAAGTCAAATCAAAAAGAACTATAACAAGTACAATAAGATATTCTACCAATACGAACGTTTCTTTCTTACACGAGCTGGCATTCGAAGGCTCTATTATCGCTTATCGGAGTTATCGGTTTATAGTAAGAAAGAATTAAAAGCCGTAACCGTTAAATTCTACAGCCTGGCTTTAGGTACGTTTTGGGGCATTAATGCAGCTGGCATCTTTTTGTTTCGAGATACCTTCACCTTTATACTCTTTTTTCTCTTTGCTTACATGGTTAAAAATATCTTAATTGAAAAGCAAATTGATCACATACACTTTAAGTTATTAAAACAGTTGTTAGC is drawn from Vallitalea pronyensis and contains these coding sequences:
- a CDS encoding ATPase, T2SS/T4P/T4SS family; the protein is MTNTFLTIALIIGSAMGLTIWYYRVKNEKPDYEEDAHITFEKLVDTVKYTLADLIKDESFNGFSDDDFKAFYKRKARIQDAMNNCVYGIDSAKVIVQDLIRSVIMDECPTVQDVNLCYDFYSRTLDTRVKFEILLYFYKKEYGKGALAQIIDAYNLDRERYLIEDKSAPSYAITAEDIDMIYGSKHYKLTYPVLIDLLTILVYQQYKGFGILDTLREMDINGFNCGTSGSILSNLRNDKQVVKAPRSVWLYFRGKYIHMRFLTFGTEQELRRVIQLICRYNNPGPLTEKRGYLVNTMFDKSRVLALRPPAAEYWAVFVRKFSLSDVSLKNLIEKPYVNNANLAIHLLQFLMMGQVTCGVTGRQGSGKTTLMTALIEFIDPKYTLRVLEMAPEMYLRELYPERNILSVQETEFVSASDLQDALKKSDAAVSIVGEVATDPIAARMIQMGQVASIFTIFSHHANRAADLVRALRNSLVNAGGFTSMVTAEQQVIDIVRIDVHLNYTTDGKRYIERISEIIKLDEGVPYPDYLRSDPVHSMNTITKEYYTRITDRQTFTTRDILKYDLATDTYTALDWFSPELTQYIMNCIPKDKRLDFSHFVQENWEV